A stretch of Lactuca sativa cultivar Salinas chromosome 6, Lsat_Salinas_v11, whole genome shotgun sequence DNA encodes these proteins:
- the LOC128126659 gene encoding zinc finger BED domain-containing protein RICESLEEPER 3-like, with the protein MQASITRMCASTDEKKKKMAKSMKEKYDKYWDNIENMNFMLHIAVVLDPRNKMCYLEYCLELIYGKNSTKTKTILEHVNKTLEDLFQHFKNKTERERCEKTRSASSSTPSYFDFEHGVDMEDDFERFMEQRGHGVNKTELEIYLSDGMEKRAEDFQILGWWKSNSTKFPVLSEVAKLVLGMPISTVASESAFSTGGRVIDESRSSLTHVTAEALICAQDWIRDTPIDIQFKNMTTLYMEETREKLVPIETGKYFTIFYIIISL; encoded by the coding sequence ATGCAAGCAAGCATAACTAGAATGTGTGCAAGCACAGAcgagaaaaagaaaaagatggCAAAGTCGATGAAAGAAAAATACGACAAATATTGGGACAACATTGAGAACATGAACTTCATGCTTCACATTGCTGTCGTTTTAGATCCCCGCAACAAGATGTGTTATTTGGAGTATTGCTTGGAGTTGATTTATGGTAAGAATTCTACCAAAACAAAAACAATTTTGGAGCATGTCAACAAAACACTAGAGGACTTGTTTCAACACTTCAAGAACAAGACGGAGAGAGAAAGATGTGAAAAGACAAGGAGTGCATCGTCTTCTACACCTAGTTATTTTGATTTTGAGCATGGAGTTGATATGGAAGACGATTTTGAAAGGTTTATGGAACAACGTGGACATGGGGTTAATAAAACAGAGCTTGAGATTTATTTATCAGATGGGATGGAAAAACGGGCGGAGGATTTCCAGATTTTGGGGTGGTGGAAATCTAATTCAACAAAGTTTCCTGTACTTTCTGAAGTGGCGAAACTTGTTTTAGGAATGCCAATCTCCACAGTTGCATCAGAGTCGGCATTCAGTACTGGCGGGAGGGTGATTGATGAAAGTAGAAGCTCCCTTACACATGTGACTGCCGAAGCTCTGATTTGTGCACAAGATTGGATACGGGACACCCCAATTGATATCCAGTTTAAAAATATGACGACTTTATATATGGAAGAGACGCGAGAGAAGTTGGTGCCAATAGAAACCggtaaatattttactattttttaCATAATTATAAGTTTgtaa